The Pan troglodytes isolate AG18354 chromosome 1, NHGRI_mPanTro3-v2.0_pri, whole genome shotgun sequence genome includes a region encoding these proteins:
- the LOC104001403 gene encoding uncharacterized protein LOC104001403 — MKAGRGRRTSARRQRQGWVSRLGERPLTSTMGPAGEPEMDGRPRRVDPGPKGKTSAGRGAEPFSRLSREQRPLEDCGGAAPGRAGSSARLLWRKRRGRGAGSRRFCMLALNENPQRTRPTFLFLF, encoded by the coding sequence ATGAAGGCGGGGCGAGGGAGGAGAACAAGCGCGCGGCGGCAGCGCCAAGGATGGGTCAGTCGGCTTGGAGAACGGCCGCTAACGTCGACGATGGGCCCCGCGGGCGAGCCGGAGATGGACGGGCGACCCCGCCGTGTGGACCCGGGTCCCAAGGGAAAAACAAGCGCGGGCCGCGGGGCGGAGCCTTTCTCGAGGTTATCGCGGGAACAGCGACCCCTTGAGGATTGCGGCGGCGCAGCCCCGGGGCGCGCCGGGAGCTCCGCCCGGCTCCTGTGGAGGAAGCGGCGAGGGCGAGGCGCGGGGTCTCGGCGCTTCTGTATGCTTGCACTTAACGAGAACCCACAGCGAACACGACCcacatttctctttttgttttaa